A genomic window from Elaeis guineensis isolate ETL-2024a chromosome 3, EG11, whole genome shotgun sequence includes:
- the LOC105041139 gene encoding alpha-1,3-arabinosyltransferase XAT3 isoform X2 produces MEHEKELVRNVGRIEPRSLSLGLLVGFFLALFTYISMSDRSVTPLLTVGFAVESRAASAYGVPTSPMVENKMNSSQLGLRNATEENPGSDLLKKNDAIKVQPSSSSIIHDASSGRLDASSTQKLGNGNIGEDRHEQDGEKRVPDKSSSTSGDSTQKEDIINPKQAGERSADAKPQRKPICDFSGPRSDVCKMEGDVRIHGKSSSVVFVTSNQMRNPEPNESWGVKPYTRKSHKPAMQKIREVSVKMSNSTDAPRCTLNHSIPAVIFAIGGFTGNLYHDFADVLLPLFITSRQFNGEAQLFISNIQLEWVHKYRHILKRLGRYEIIDFDNDDQVRCYPHAIVGLESYKDMYIDPLRDPDGYSIVDFIKFLRGAYSLDRDSPIKMGEHPEKKPRLVIIDRHRTRRLTNVGEIVKMAEGLGYEVLRAEATSETEVAEFARIINSCDVMMGVHGAGLTNMIFLPRNAVFIQVVPWGGLEWVANYDYGDPARNMKLQYMEYGMSLEESTLIDLYPRDHPVIKDPPSIHKQGWNAMYKVYMIEQSVKLDLRRFRPVLLKALELIH; encoded by the exons ATGGAGCATGAGAAGGAGTTGGTTAGGAACGTAGGTCGAATTGAACCCCGATCGCTCAGTTTAGGATTGCTCGTCGGATTCTTTCTCGCCTTGTTCACCTACATCTCCATGTCTGATCGTTCCGTAACTCCTCTCCTAACTG TTGGTTTTGCAGTTGAGTCCCGAGCAGCATCAGCTTATGGAGTTCCTACCAGTCCCATGGTGGAAAACAAGATGAATTCATCACAGCTAG GACTAAGAAATGCGACAGAGGAGAATCCGGGATCAGATCTGCTCAAGAAGAATGATGCTATTAAAGTGCAACCGAGTTCATCATCTATAATTCATGATGCTTCCTCTGGAAGGCTGGATGCAAGTAGTACTCAGAAACTAG GGAATGGAAACATCGGAGAGGATAGGCACGAGCAGGATGGAGAAAAAAGGGTCCCAGACAAAAGTTCTTCAACTAGTGGTGATTCGACTCAGAAAGAAGATATCATCAATCCCAAGCAAGCAG GTGAAAGGAGTGCGGATGCCAAGCCTCAAAGGAAGCCAATATGCGATTTTTCTGGTCCAAGATCTGATGTCTGTAAAATGGAAGGAGACGTCAGGATTCATGGGAAGTCGTCCTCTGTGGTGTTTGTTACTTCTAATCAAATGAGAAATCCAGAACCAAATGAATCGTGGGGAGTTAAACCTTACACTCGTAAGTCCCACAAGCCCGCGATGCAGAAAATCAGGGAAGTGTCTGTTAAAATGTCAAATAGCACTGATGCCCCTCGTTGCACCCTTAATCATAGCATCCCGGCCGTTATTTTCGCGATTGGTGGGTTCACCGGAAACCTATACCATGACTTCGCTGATGTTTTGCTTCCTCTCTTCATAACTTCGCGACAATTTAATGGAGAAGCCCAGTTATTCATAAGCAATATACAGCTTGAGTGGGTGCACAAGTACCGCCACATTCTGAAAAGGCTGGGTCGATATGAAATTATTGATTTCGACAACGATGATCAAGTTCGTTGCTACCCACATGCGATCGTCGGCCTCGAAAGCTATAAAGATATGTACATCGACCCCTTGAGAGATCCAGATGGGTATTCCATTGTcgacttcataaaatttttgagggGTGCCTACTCTCTTGATCGAGATTCGCCCATCAAGATGGGAGAACATCCTGAGAAGAAGCCAAGGCTTGTAATCATCGATCGACACCGAACCAGAAGACTTACTAATGTCGGGGAAATTGTTAAAATGGCCGAGGGGTTGGGCTATGAGGTGCTGAGAGCAGAGGCCACGTCTGAGACCGAAGTTGCTGAATTTGCACGCATCATTAACTCATGCGATGTGATGATGGGCGTGCATGGGGCCGGACTCACAAATATGATTTTCCTTCCAAGGAATGCAGTGTTTATCCAGGTAGTCCCGTGGGGTGGGTTGGAATGGGTAGCTAACTATGACTATGGGGACCCAGCCAGGAACATGAAGCTGCAGTACATGGAATATGGTATGAGTCTAGAAGAGAGCACTCTGATAGATCTGTATCCTAGAGACCACCCTGTGATCAAAGATCCCCCGTCAATTCACAAGCAAGGATGGAATGCTATGTATAAAGTATACATGATTGAACAGAGTGTGAAGCTTGATTTGAGAAGGTTTAGACCTGTTCTGCTGAAAGCCCTCGAGCTCATCCATTAA
- the LOC105041139 gene encoding alpha-1,3-arabinosyltransferase XAT3 isoform X1, with product MEHEKELVRNVGRIEPRSLSLGLLVGFFLALFTYISMSDRSVTPLLTVGFAVESRAASAYGVPTSPMVENKMNSSQLDAGLRNATEENPGSDLLKKNDAIKVQPSSSSIIHDASSGRLDASSTQKLGNGNIGEDRHEQDGEKRVPDKSSSTSGDSTQKEDIINPKQAGERSADAKPQRKPICDFSGPRSDVCKMEGDVRIHGKSSSVVFVTSNQMRNPEPNESWGVKPYTRKSHKPAMQKIREVSVKMSNSTDAPRCTLNHSIPAVIFAIGGFTGNLYHDFADVLLPLFITSRQFNGEAQLFISNIQLEWVHKYRHILKRLGRYEIIDFDNDDQVRCYPHAIVGLESYKDMYIDPLRDPDGYSIVDFIKFLRGAYSLDRDSPIKMGEHPEKKPRLVIIDRHRTRRLTNVGEIVKMAEGLGYEVLRAEATSETEVAEFARIINSCDVMMGVHGAGLTNMIFLPRNAVFIQVVPWGGLEWVANYDYGDPARNMKLQYMEYGMSLEESTLIDLYPRDHPVIKDPPSIHKQGWNAMYKVYMIEQSVKLDLRRFRPVLLKALELIH from the exons ATGGAGCATGAGAAGGAGTTGGTTAGGAACGTAGGTCGAATTGAACCCCGATCGCTCAGTTTAGGATTGCTCGTCGGATTCTTTCTCGCCTTGTTCACCTACATCTCCATGTCTGATCGTTCCGTAACTCCTCTCCTAACTG TTGGTTTTGCAGTTGAGTCCCGAGCAGCATCAGCTTATGGAGTTCCTACCAGTCCCATGGTGGAAAACAAGATGAATTCATCACAGCTAG ATGCAGGACTAAGAAATGCGACAGAGGAGAATCCGGGATCAGATCTGCTCAAGAAGAATGATGCTATTAAAGTGCAACCGAGTTCATCATCTATAATTCATGATGCTTCCTCTGGAAGGCTGGATGCAAGTAGTACTCAGAAACTAG GGAATGGAAACATCGGAGAGGATAGGCACGAGCAGGATGGAGAAAAAAGGGTCCCAGACAAAAGTTCTTCAACTAGTGGTGATTCGACTCAGAAAGAAGATATCATCAATCCCAAGCAAGCAG GTGAAAGGAGTGCGGATGCCAAGCCTCAAAGGAAGCCAATATGCGATTTTTCTGGTCCAAGATCTGATGTCTGTAAAATGGAAGGAGACGTCAGGATTCATGGGAAGTCGTCCTCTGTGGTGTTTGTTACTTCTAATCAAATGAGAAATCCAGAACCAAATGAATCGTGGGGAGTTAAACCTTACACTCGTAAGTCCCACAAGCCCGCGATGCAGAAAATCAGGGAAGTGTCTGTTAAAATGTCAAATAGCACTGATGCCCCTCGTTGCACCCTTAATCATAGCATCCCGGCCGTTATTTTCGCGATTGGTGGGTTCACCGGAAACCTATACCATGACTTCGCTGATGTTTTGCTTCCTCTCTTCATAACTTCGCGACAATTTAATGGAGAAGCCCAGTTATTCATAAGCAATATACAGCTTGAGTGGGTGCACAAGTACCGCCACATTCTGAAAAGGCTGGGTCGATATGAAATTATTGATTTCGACAACGATGATCAAGTTCGTTGCTACCCACATGCGATCGTCGGCCTCGAAAGCTATAAAGATATGTACATCGACCCCTTGAGAGATCCAGATGGGTATTCCATTGTcgacttcataaaatttttgagggGTGCCTACTCTCTTGATCGAGATTCGCCCATCAAGATGGGAGAACATCCTGAGAAGAAGCCAAGGCTTGTAATCATCGATCGACACCGAACCAGAAGACTTACTAATGTCGGGGAAATTGTTAAAATGGCCGAGGGGTTGGGCTATGAGGTGCTGAGAGCAGAGGCCACGTCTGAGACCGAAGTTGCTGAATTTGCACGCATCATTAACTCATGCGATGTGATGATGGGCGTGCATGGGGCCGGACTCACAAATATGATTTTCCTTCCAAGGAATGCAGTGTTTATCCAGGTAGTCCCGTGGGGTGGGTTGGAATGGGTAGCTAACTATGACTATGGGGACCCAGCCAGGAACATGAAGCTGCAGTACATGGAATATGGTATGAGTCTAGAAGAGAGCACTCTGATAGATCTGTATCCTAGAGACCACCCTGTGATCAAAGATCCCCCGTCAATTCACAAGCAAGGATGGAATGCTATGTATAAAGTATACATGATTGAACAGAGTGTGAAGCTTGATTTGAGAAGGTTTAGACCTGTTCTGCTGAAAGCCCTCGAGCTCATCCATTAA
- the LOC105041139 gene encoding alpha-1,3-arabinosyltransferase XAT3 isoform X3, whose translation MEHEKELVRNVGRIEPRSLSLGLLVGFFLALFTYISMSDRSVTPLLTVESRAASAYGVPTSPMVENKMNSSQLDAGLRNATEENPGSDLLKKNDAIKVQPSSSSIIHDASSGRLDASSTQKLGNGNIGEDRHEQDGEKRVPDKSSSTSGDSTQKEDIINPKQAGERSADAKPQRKPICDFSGPRSDVCKMEGDVRIHGKSSSVVFVTSNQMRNPEPNESWGVKPYTRKSHKPAMQKIREVSVKMSNSTDAPRCTLNHSIPAVIFAIGGFTGNLYHDFADVLLPLFITSRQFNGEAQLFISNIQLEWVHKYRHILKRLGRYEIIDFDNDDQVRCYPHAIVGLESYKDMYIDPLRDPDGYSIVDFIKFLRGAYSLDRDSPIKMGEHPEKKPRLVIIDRHRTRRLTNVGEIVKMAEGLGYEVLRAEATSETEVAEFARIINSCDVMMGVHGAGLTNMIFLPRNAVFIQVVPWGGLEWVANYDYGDPARNMKLQYMEYGMSLEESTLIDLYPRDHPVIKDPPSIHKQGWNAMYKVYMIEQSVKLDLRRFRPVLLKALELIH comes from the exons ATGGAGCATGAGAAGGAGTTGGTTAGGAACGTAGGTCGAATTGAACCCCGATCGCTCAGTTTAGGATTGCTCGTCGGATTCTTTCTCGCCTTGTTCACCTACATCTCCATGTCTGATCGTTCCGTAACTCCTCTCCTAACTG TTGAGTCCCGAGCAGCATCAGCTTATGGAGTTCCTACCAGTCCCATGGTGGAAAACAAGATGAATTCATCACAGCTAG ATGCAGGACTAAGAAATGCGACAGAGGAGAATCCGGGATCAGATCTGCTCAAGAAGAATGATGCTATTAAAGTGCAACCGAGTTCATCATCTATAATTCATGATGCTTCCTCTGGAAGGCTGGATGCAAGTAGTACTCAGAAACTAG GGAATGGAAACATCGGAGAGGATAGGCACGAGCAGGATGGAGAAAAAAGGGTCCCAGACAAAAGTTCTTCAACTAGTGGTGATTCGACTCAGAAAGAAGATATCATCAATCCCAAGCAAGCAG GTGAAAGGAGTGCGGATGCCAAGCCTCAAAGGAAGCCAATATGCGATTTTTCTGGTCCAAGATCTGATGTCTGTAAAATGGAAGGAGACGTCAGGATTCATGGGAAGTCGTCCTCTGTGGTGTTTGTTACTTCTAATCAAATGAGAAATCCAGAACCAAATGAATCGTGGGGAGTTAAACCTTACACTCGTAAGTCCCACAAGCCCGCGATGCAGAAAATCAGGGAAGTGTCTGTTAAAATGTCAAATAGCACTGATGCCCCTCGTTGCACCCTTAATCATAGCATCCCGGCCGTTATTTTCGCGATTGGTGGGTTCACCGGAAACCTATACCATGACTTCGCTGATGTTTTGCTTCCTCTCTTCATAACTTCGCGACAATTTAATGGAGAAGCCCAGTTATTCATAAGCAATATACAGCTTGAGTGGGTGCACAAGTACCGCCACATTCTGAAAAGGCTGGGTCGATATGAAATTATTGATTTCGACAACGATGATCAAGTTCGTTGCTACCCACATGCGATCGTCGGCCTCGAAAGCTATAAAGATATGTACATCGACCCCTTGAGAGATCCAGATGGGTATTCCATTGTcgacttcataaaatttttgagggGTGCCTACTCTCTTGATCGAGATTCGCCCATCAAGATGGGAGAACATCCTGAGAAGAAGCCAAGGCTTGTAATCATCGATCGACACCGAACCAGAAGACTTACTAATGTCGGGGAAATTGTTAAAATGGCCGAGGGGTTGGGCTATGAGGTGCTGAGAGCAGAGGCCACGTCTGAGACCGAAGTTGCTGAATTTGCACGCATCATTAACTCATGCGATGTGATGATGGGCGTGCATGGGGCCGGACTCACAAATATGATTTTCCTTCCAAGGAATGCAGTGTTTATCCAGGTAGTCCCGTGGGGTGGGTTGGAATGGGTAGCTAACTATGACTATGGGGACCCAGCCAGGAACATGAAGCTGCAGTACATGGAATATGGTATGAGTCTAGAAGAGAGCACTCTGATAGATCTGTATCCTAGAGACCACCCTGTGATCAAAGATCCCCCGTCAATTCACAAGCAAGGATGGAATGCTATGTATAAAGTATACATGATTGAACAGAGTGTGAAGCTTGATTTGAGAAGGTTTAGACCTGTTCTGCTGAAAGCCCTCGAGCTCATCCATTAA
- the LOC105041139 gene encoding alpha-1,3-arabinosyltransferase XAT3 isoform X4 — translation MEHEKELVRNVGRIEPRSLSLGLLVGFFLALFTYISMSDRSVTPLLTVESRAASAYGVPTSPMVENKMNSSQLGLRNATEENPGSDLLKKNDAIKVQPSSSSIIHDASSGRLDASSTQKLGNGNIGEDRHEQDGEKRVPDKSSSTSGDSTQKEDIINPKQAGERSADAKPQRKPICDFSGPRSDVCKMEGDVRIHGKSSSVVFVTSNQMRNPEPNESWGVKPYTRKSHKPAMQKIREVSVKMSNSTDAPRCTLNHSIPAVIFAIGGFTGNLYHDFADVLLPLFITSRQFNGEAQLFISNIQLEWVHKYRHILKRLGRYEIIDFDNDDQVRCYPHAIVGLESYKDMYIDPLRDPDGYSIVDFIKFLRGAYSLDRDSPIKMGEHPEKKPRLVIIDRHRTRRLTNVGEIVKMAEGLGYEVLRAEATSETEVAEFARIINSCDVMMGVHGAGLTNMIFLPRNAVFIQVVPWGGLEWVANYDYGDPARNMKLQYMEYGMSLEESTLIDLYPRDHPVIKDPPSIHKQGWNAMYKVYMIEQSVKLDLRRFRPVLLKALELIH, via the exons ATGGAGCATGAGAAGGAGTTGGTTAGGAACGTAGGTCGAATTGAACCCCGATCGCTCAGTTTAGGATTGCTCGTCGGATTCTTTCTCGCCTTGTTCACCTACATCTCCATGTCTGATCGTTCCGTAACTCCTCTCCTAACTG TTGAGTCCCGAGCAGCATCAGCTTATGGAGTTCCTACCAGTCCCATGGTGGAAAACAAGATGAATTCATCACAGCTAG GACTAAGAAATGCGACAGAGGAGAATCCGGGATCAGATCTGCTCAAGAAGAATGATGCTATTAAAGTGCAACCGAGTTCATCATCTATAATTCATGATGCTTCCTCTGGAAGGCTGGATGCAAGTAGTACTCAGAAACTAG GGAATGGAAACATCGGAGAGGATAGGCACGAGCAGGATGGAGAAAAAAGGGTCCCAGACAAAAGTTCTTCAACTAGTGGTGATTCGACTCAGAAAGAAGATATCATCAATCCCAAGCAAGCAG GTGAAAGGAGTGCGGATGCCAAGCCTCAAAGGAAGCCAATATGCGATTTTTCTGGTCCAAGATCTGATGTCTGTAAAATGGAAGGAGACGTCAGGATTCATGGGAAGTCGTCCTCTGTGGTGTTTGTTACTTCTAATCAAATGAGAAATCCAGAACCAAATGAATCGTGGGGAGTTAAACCTTACACTCGTAAGTCCCACAAGCCCGCGATGCAGAAAATCAGGGAAGTGTCTGTTAAAATGTCAAATAGCACTGATGCCCCTCGTTGCACCCTTAATCATAGCATCCCGGCCGTTATTTTCGCGATTGGTGGGTTCACCGGAAACCTATACCATGACTTCGCTGATGTTTTGCTTCCTCTCTTCATAACTTCGCGACAATTTAATGGAGAAGCCCAGTTATTCATAAGCAATATACAGCTTGAGTGGGTGCACAAGTACCGCCACATTCTGAAAAGGCTGGGTCGATATGAAATTATTGATTTCGACAACGATGATCAAGTTCGTTGCTACCCACATGCGATCGTCGGCCTCGAAAGCTATAAAGATATGTACATCGACCCCTTGAGAGATCCAGATGGGTATTCCATTGTcgacttcataaaatttttgagggGTGCCTACTCTCTTGATCGAGATTCGCCCATCAAGATGGGAGAACATCCTGAGAAGAAGCCAAGGCTTGTAATCATCGATCGACACCGAACCAGAAGACTTACTAATGTCGGGGAAATTGTTAAAATGGCCGAGGGGTTGGGCTATGAGGTGCTGAGAGCAGAGGCCACGTCTGAGACCGAAGTTGCTGAATTTGCACGCATCATTAACTCATGCGATGTGATGATGGGCGTGCATGGGGCCGGACTCACAAATATGATTTTCCTTCCAAGGAATGCAGTGTTTATCCAGGTAGTCCCGTGGGGTGGGTTGGAATGGGTAGCTAACTATGACTATGGGGACCCAGCCAGGAACATGAAGCTGCAGTACATGGAATATGGTATGAGTCTAGAAGAGAGCACTCTGATAGATCTGTATCCTAGAGACCACCCTGTGATCAAAGATCCCCCGTCAATTCACAAGCAAGGATGGAATGCTATGTATAAAGTATACATGATTGAACAGAGTGTGAAGCTTGATTTGAGAAGGTTTAGACCTGTTCTGCTGAAAGCCCTCGAGCTCATCCATTAA